The following coding sequences are from one Carcharodon carcharias isolate sCarCar2 chromosome 11, sCarCar2.pri, whole genome shotgun sequence window:
- the sowahca gene encoding ankyrin repeat domain-containing protein SOWAHC, with protein sequence MATEFSLNAVWQFLSERRGKVPSAELLEHFTVFLNNPKTRANARGQFKEFVNKVGLVVHEDGMKYICLKKKYRGQVNWSEAFDDGKGHVSKDSDGAAVDVENGDKQRGANGIGSSAEARKQSAGGGALTDPLKSVLSPPVLDNGYLDNSCHEECNESNQTVSVGQHSVQEDGRIARHSYANGTNGHVSSSNKNPTVSNMDAKRGNRIQTDHNQATKLTTESLQLITGLGETLSNQDSTKGVQNAKDGGDMLATSSNSGDDRKDAVTWNLSESTAEQTAKFKILENVGSTEHDIKSKNESKMLFASQCNFSPTQVKTSPDINVRRSSRKRLQRSLAVNRSSSLCDDGNTIENSTGAPIPASESLLCTPRSSRKNFRELMISSSPQLRHSVVYNNTVTFLNVQQGDLGSSRSDSDSSSLTSSKLDYEDTGSVALDPLEHEWMIHASEGRWDNLKALLAADPSLITWKDFVTGFTCLHWAAKHGKPELLAMLVNYAAKHDIPININIRSSGGYTPLHLAAMHGHTEVVKLLSGAYDADVDIRDYSGKKAWQYLGQGISEELRSLIGASRNSDSENALQNGSGRWRLSKVLPANLTHKLSSAPEEEACPKGAPAKALSRKTSTNKMKLGRIRFKTQIIHTTPSLRGTGDQRDPKSALKLRPKSTIFG encoded by the coding sequence ATGGCAACGGAGTTTAGCTTGAACGCCGTGTGGCAGTTTCTTTCGGAGAGAAGAGGGAAAGTGCCGAGTGCGGAGCTGCTGGAACATTTCACTGTGTTTTTGAACAACCCCAAGACGAGGGCAAACGCTCGAGGGCAGTTCAAAGAGTTCGTGAACAAAGTGGGGCTGGTGGTTCATGAAGACGGGATGAAGTACATCTGTTTGAAGAAGAAGTACCGGGGTCAGGTTAACTGGTCTGAAGCGTTTGATGATGGTAAGGGGCATGTCAGTAAAGACAGTGATGGTGCTGCCGTTGATGTGGAAAATGGTGACAAGCAACGTGGAGCAAACGGCATCGGGTCATCTGCAGAAGCGCGAAAACAAAGCGCAGGTGGAGGAGCCTTGACAGATCCGCTTAAATCAGTACTTTCACCGCCAGTACTTGACAATGGATATTTGGACAACTCgtgccatgaagaatgcaatgAAAGTAATCAGACTGTATCCGTAGGCCAGCACAGTGTTCAAGAAGATGGGCGAATTGCGAGGCACTCCTATGCAAATGGCACGAATGGACATGTTTCTTCATCAAATAAGAATCCAACAGTGTCAAATATGGATGCAAAAAGGGGGAATCGAATCCAAACCGACCATAATCAAGCAACGAAATTGACGACCGAATCCTTACAATTAATTACTGGTTTGGGTGAAACATTGTCGAATCAAGACTCCACTAAGGGTGTTCAGAATGCAAAAGATGGTGGAGATATGCTTGCCACTTCCTCAAATTCTGGCGATGACAGAAAGGACGCTGTAACCTGGAATTTGTCTGAAAGCACTGCAGAGCAGACGGCAAAATTCAAAATATTAGAAAACGTGGGCTCTACAGAACACGATATTAAGTCAAAGAATGAAAGTAAAATGTTATTTGCATCTCAATGCAACTTTTCACCCACTCAAGTCAAGACAAGCCCAGATATTAATGTCAGAAGATCTTCCCGAAAGCGTTTACAGCGCAGTCTGGCGGTTAATCGGTCAAGCAGTCTTTGTGATGATGGAAACACCATTGAGAACTCGACAGGTGCACCGATCCCAGCCAGTGAAAGCTTATTATGTACACCCAGATCGAGTAGGAAAAACTTTAGAGAACTAATGATTAGCAGTTCACCTCAGCTAAGACACAGTGTTGTTTACAATAACACTGTCACCTTCTTAAATGTTCAGCAAGGAGATTTGGGATCTAGTAGAAGCGATAGCGATTCTTCCTCTTTAACTTCTTCAAAACTGGACTATGAAGATACGGGATCAGTAGCACTTGATCCTTTGGAacatgagtggatgatccatgctTCGGAAGGCAGGTGGGATAACCTTAAAGCATTACTGGCAGCTGATCCCAGTCTGATTACTTGGAAAGATTTTGTCACGGGATTTACATGCCTTCATTGGGCAGCAAAACATGGTAAACCGGAATTGTTAGCAATGCTAGTCAATTATGCAGCAAAACATGACATTCCAATCAATATTAATATTCGATCTAGTGGCGGTTATACCCCTCTACATTTGGCTGCAATGCATGGGCACACAGAAGTAGTGAAACTGTTGTCTGGCGCCTATGACGCTGATGTTGATATTAGGGACTACAGTGGTAAAAAGGCGTGGCAATACCTAGGCCAAGGGATTTCAGAGGAATTGAGGAGTCTTATTGGTGCATCTAGAAACTCTGACTCTGAAAACGCGTTACAGAATGGAAGTGGCCGTTGGAGACTATCGAAAGTTCTTCCCGCCAACCTGACACACAAACTGTCCAGTGCTCCTGAAGAAGAGGCTTGTCCTAAAGGCGCGCCTGCAAAAGCACTCAGCCGGAAAACCTCGACTAATAAAATGAAACTCGGTCGAATAAGATTTAAAACACAGATTATTCACACTACCCCCTCTCTTCGAGGAACAGGTGATCAGAGAGATCCAAAAAGCGCATTGAAACTCAGACCAAAGTCAACTATTTTTGGATGA